In Nostoc sp. KVJ3, one DNA window encodes the following:
- a CDS encoding ParA family protein has product MIIAVTNQKGGVAKTTSTIALSGLLAESSSCLVVDFDPQGNLTTGLGIKIQPGQKTAYEVLTDRKQSASETIIDTEYGIKLIPADISLASGEKQILTSADNSRILRKKLNPLRQEFAHILIDCPPSLGMLTLNALMAADAVLIPVQCQFFALEGLRQLLETIESLRDEDTHPNLQILGVLPTMADRTLTTQDALKTLKTKLPGVKIFEPVPKSVQFPESNLARQPIHRYTTERKLIEPYQEIAREMAEQE; this is encoded by the coding sequence ATGATTATCGCAGTTACTAATCAAAAGGGAGGAGTAGCCAAGACAACCTCTACTATCGCACTAAGTGGATTGCTGGCAGAAAGTTCCTCCTGCCTTGTAGTTGACTTTGATCCCCAAGGTAATTTAACCACGGGTCTAGGAATCAAGATTCAGCCAGGGCAGAAGACTGCTTATGAAGTACTTACAGATCGTAAACAGAGCGCATCTGAAACTATTATTGACACCGAGTACGGAATCAAGCTGATTCCGGCTGACATATCTCTTGCATCTGGAGAAAAGCAAATTTTGACCTCGGCAGATAATAGCCGAATCCTGAGAAAGAAGTTGAATCCTTTACGGCAAGAATTTGCTCATATCCTCATTGATTGCCCACCTAGCTTAGGTATGCTGACTCTAAATGCACTGATGGCAGCAGATGCAGTCTTGATCCCCGTTCAATGTCAGTTTTTTGCTTTAGAAGGCTTACGACAATTATTGGAAACTATCGAAAGTCTTCGTGATGAAGACACTCACCCCAATTTGCAAATTTTAGGAGTCTTGCCTACAATGGCAGACCGTACACTCACGACCCAAGATGCTCTCAAAACTCTTAAAACTAAACTTCCTGGGGTCAAAATTTTTGAACCAGTTCCTAAGTCTGTTCAGTTTCCAGAGTCCAACTTGGCGCGTCAACCAATTCATCGATATACCACAGAAAGAAAATTGATTGAACCTTATCAAGAAATCGCCAGGGAAATGGCAGAACAGGAGTAA
- a CDS encoding ParM/StbA family protein — protein sequence MSNIHTLQKIFPAGFDNGYGSLKLLVEGFEVVRVPSYITNAEMEDVPGRVVFNGTAYTVGESAYRTGNYFDRNTDNNENKVNNALLTLLGALAHLPHRKAWHLKLVVSLHDVGLAEELQKVLNGEYQPILAGKQSEVKVEVLKVVLEGMGALFGHPLPKKLTILDFGNGTTLYSRYNRGQREVHTAYPIGVEVLIDDISQKMKHLNGGKIGDPSIIRFCLEMGHTRYSRDIDIKDIYSASLKDWYEKYLKKVVNLTLDAKHQGDEIWAIGGGCLLPGFKKLLEKNGFKILDNPVEANVSGLLEMAKTIFAKNPTTTSLK from the coding sequence ATGTCAAACATTCACACGTTACAAAAAATTTTTCCTGCGGGTTTCGACAACGGTTACGGAAGTCTCAAACTTTTAGTCGAAGGTTTTGAAGTGGTTCGTGTCCCCAGCTATATAACCAATGCCGAGATGGAAGATGTTCCAGGGCGTGTAGTTTTTAACGGCACTGCTTACACTGTTGGAGAGTCTGCTTACCGTACAGGAAATTATTTTGACCGCAACACAGACAATAATGAAAATAAAGTCAATAATGCGTTGTTGACTTTATTGGGTGCCTTGGCACATCTGCCACACCGTAAGGCTTGGCACTTAAAATTAGTCGTCAGTTTACATGATGTTGGTCTGGCTGAAGAACTACAAAAAGTACTCAATGGAGAATATCAGCCAATACTTGCTGGCAAACAATCAGAAGTAAAAGTAGAAGTGCTGAAAGTTGTACTAGAGGGTATGGGTGCATTGTTTGGGCATCCACTACCGAAAAAATTAACCATTTTAGACTTTGGCAATGGAACAACCCTGTATTCTCGTTACAACCGGGGTCAACGAGAAGTTCACACCGCCTACCCCATCGGTGTGGAAGTTCTCATCGATGATATCTCCCAAAAAATGAAACATCTAAATGGAGGAAAAATCGGAGATCCTTCCATTATCCGATTTTGTCTGGAAATGGGGCATACCCGATACAGCCGTGACATCGATATCAAAGATATATACAGTGCTTCTTTAAAAGATTGGTATGAAAAATACTTGAAGAAAGTGGTGAATCTGACACTGGATGCCAAGCATCAGGGGGATGAAATCTGGGCGATTGGTGGAGGTTGCCTTTTACCAGGATTCAAAAAGTTGTTAGAAAAGAATGGCTTCAAAATCCTGGACAATCCGGTAGAAGCCAATGTCTCTGGGCTTTTAGAGATGGCAAAAACTATTTTTGCCAAGAACCCAACTACTACATCTCTTAAGTGA
- a CDS encoding DEAD/DEAH box helicase produces the protein MRILHGTWIPKEETDFIQSGSFYLWVETQLSQKSHTNSQQIHPGHLLKSELIAFLVQELGIKEHNTQFVQRISPKYFALPTTNNQPLPSPELTKYLEIELTDSYEEFQYWQVDCYETVVSTKNVTALNIIKLLKDIHFLAIYNAEKFQIGSDLLFWYHYTQSFKQVILKDQFIPALKYRQLSSKNPKKKGKSKTDKAAFEIYATWEIISEQYEANILKYIEYMPLICVAGTGKTSDRIEFFDRETLLRHFSEYVLDDLVTHTPSTAAFDKQIADSLIESCFSPRQHNPLTTNTALEEYQQWLMWKTKITRTQADSPFHLCFQLHSPDNEQIDNWQIQFLVASKQDPSLKLALADYWTMNQFTKTAVHKDFGKDFETNLLLNLGYAARMYPKLWLGLETDKPTAMQLTLDEAFDFLTESAWVLEDSGFKVIVPAWYTPAGRRRAKIRLKASGSKLAATKGETKSYFGLDSLVEYQYELAIGEQTVTPIEWEQLINAKTPLVHFRGQWMELDRDKMQQLLDFWQSKGSEQPQMTLLEFLQRSAELGSEWEIEHDEALSEMIAKLQDKSRLEPISELDNLQGTLREYQKRGVSWLQYLENLGLNGCLADDMGLGKSVQVIARLVQEKELHSALKVGEKITSLSALPTLLIAPTSVVGNWQKEIAKFAPHLKTMVHHGSTRLQNLADFKAACKQNDVIISSFTLVRKDEKLLSGIEWQRLVLDEAQNIKNPKAAQTKAILKLRAKHRLALTGTPVENRLLDLWSIFNFLNPGYLGKEAQFRKIFEIPIQKDNDRVKSATLKKLVEPLILRRLKTDQSIINDLPDKVEQKLYTNLTKEQASLYEVVVLDVEKQLQSAEGIQRKGLILSTLMKLKQICNHPAQFLQDGSEFSPLRSHKLSRLAEMVEEAVDEGESLLIFSQFTEVGEKIEKHLKHSLHCNTYYLHGGTSRPRREQMITEFQDPNTEPSVFILSLKAGGVGITLTKANHVFHFDRWWNPAVEDQATDRAFRIGQKKNVFVHKFVAIGTLEERIDQMIEDKKKLSNAVVGSDESWLTELDNEAFKRLISLNKSAILE, from the coding sequence ATGAGAATACTTCATGGCACCTGGATACCAAAGGAGGAAACTGACTTTATTCAGTCAGGGTCTTTTTACTTGTGGGTAGAAACTCAATTATCCCAAAAAAGTCACACCAATAGTCAACAAATTCATCCTGGACATTTGCTTAAATCCGAATTAATCGCCTTTTTAGTACAGGAATTGGGAATTAAAGAACACAATACTCAATTTGTTCAACGCATATCTCCTAAATACTTTGCCTTACCAACCACCAATAATCAGCCCCTACCCTCACCAGAATTAACCAAGTATTTAGAAATTGAGTTGACTGATAGTTATGAAGAATTCCAATACTGGCAGGTAGATTGTTATGAAACAGTAGTGTCTACCAAAAACGTCACAGCACTTAATATTATCAAACTACTTAAAGATATCCATTTTTTAGCAATATATAATGCCGAGAAGTTTCAAATTGGTTCAGATTTATTATTTTGGTATCATTACACTCAGAGTTTTAAACAAGTAATCCTCAAAGACCAATTTATTCCCGCCCTAAAATATCGACAGTTATCATCGAAAAATCCGAAGAAAAAAGGCAAAAGCAAGACTGATAAAGCAGCATTTGAAATTTATGCCACCTGGGAAATTATTTCCGAACAATATGAAGCAAATATTCTTAAATATATTGAATATATGCCACTAATCTGTGTGGCAGGTACAGGAAAAACTAGCGATCGCATTGAGTTTTTTGATCGAGAAACACTATTGCGTCACTTTTCCGAATATGTACTTGATGATTTAGTGACTCACACCCCATCTACAGCCGCTTTTGACAAACAAATTGCTGATTCTCTAATTGAATCTTGCTTTTCTCCTCGTCAGCATAATCCACTAACAACAAATACTGCCCTCGAGGAATATCAGCAATGGTTGATGTGGAAAACCAAAATTACCCGCACTCAAGCTGATTCACCTTTTCATCTGTGCTTCCAGTTACATTCTCCTGATAATGAACAAATAGACAATTGGCAAATTCAATTTCTAGTAGCCAGTAAACAAGATCCATCCTTGAAGTTAGCGTTAGCAGACTACTGGACAATGAATCAATTTACCAAAACTGCTGTACATAAAGATTTTGGTAAAGATTTTGAAACAAATTTACTGCTGAATCTGGGGTATGCAGCCCGGATGTATCCCAAACTCTGGCTTGGGTTGGAGACAGATAAGCCAACAGCAATGCAACTTACCTTAGATGAAGCATTTGACTTCCTTACTGAAAGTGCTTGGGTACTGGAAGACTCAGGATTCAAAGTAATTGTACCTGCTTGGTATACTCCGGCAGGTCGTCGTCGCGCCAAAATTCGCCTCAAAGCATCGGGTAGCAAACTTGCTGCAACGAAAGGGGAAACAAAAAGCTATTTTGGCTTAGACTCACTGGTGGAGTATCAGTATGAGTTGGCGATTGGGGAGCAAACTGTCACACCTATTGAATGGGAACAACTGATTAATGCTAAAACTCCCCTAGTGCATTTTCGCGGTCAATGGATGGAATTAGACCGGGATAAAATGCAGCAGTTACTCGACTTTTGGCAGTCAAAAGGCTCCGAACAACCCCAGATGACCTTACTGGAGTTTCTACAACGCAGTGCTGAATTGGGGTCAGAATGGGAAATTGAACATGACGAAGCTTTGTCAGAGATGATAGCAAAGCTACAAGATAAAAGTCGCCTAGAACCAATTTCTGAACTTGATAATCTGCAAGGCACACTCCGAGAATATCAAAAACGTGGTGTTTCCTGGCTACAATATCTAGAAAATTTGGGATTAAATGGCTGTTTGGCAGACGATATGGGTTTAGGTAAATCCGTGCAGGTGATTGCCCGATTAGTGCAAGAGAAGGAGTTACATTCAGCTCTGAAAGTAGGAGAAAAGATTACTTCTTTATCTGCCCTGCCTACACTATTAATTGCCCCGACTTCTGTTGTCGGCAACTGGCAGAAAGAAATTGCTAAATTTGCGCCTCATTTAAAAACTATGGTGCATCATGGTAGCACTAGGCTGCAAAATCTAGCTGACTTCAAAGCTGCTTGTAAACAAAACGATGTGATAATTAGTTCTTTTACTTTAGTCCGCAAAGATGAAAAGTTATTGAGCGGCATTGAGTGGCAACGTTTAGTACTGGATGAGGCACAAAATATTAAAAATCCGAAAGCTGCCCAAACTAAAGCTATTTTAAAATTAAGAGCTAAACATCGGCTGGCATTGACAGGTACTCCTGTAGAAAACCGCTTACTGGATTTATGGTCAATTTTTAATTTTCTCAATCCTGGTTACTTGGGTAAAGAAGCCCAGTTTCGGAAAATTTTCGAGATTCCGATTCAAAAAGACAATGACCGCGTGAAATCTGCCACCTTGAAAAAACTGGTAGAACCTCTAATTCTGCGAAGGTTAAAAACTGACCAGTCTATTATTAATGACTTGCCAGATAAAGTGGAACAAAAACTCTACACTAACCTGACCAAAGAGCAAGCATCGCTTTATGAAGTGGTGGTACTAGATGTCGAAAAACAATTGCAATCAGCAGAGGGAATTCAACGCAAAGGATTGATTCTTTCAACGCTGATGAAATTGAAGCAGATTTGTAATCATCCAGCCCAATTTCTGCAAGATGGGAGCGAATTTTCACCACTGCGTTCGCACAAACTCAGTCGGTTAGCAGAGATGGTTGAGGAGGCAGTTGATGAAGGAGAAAGTTTACTCATTTTTAGTCAATTTACGGAAGTGGGTGAAAAGATTGAGAAACATCTCAAACACAGTCTGCATTGCAATACTTACTATTTGCATGGTGGCACTAGTCGCCCACGTCGAGAACAAATGATTACCGAATTTCAAGACCCAAATACAGAACCATCGGTTTTTATCCTTTCCTTGAAAGCAGGGGGCGTAGGTATCACCCTCACGAAAGCCAACCATGTCTTTCACTTTGACCGTTGGTGGAACCCAGCAGTTGAAGACCAAGCAACTGACCGTGCTTTCCGTATTGGTCAAAAAAAGAATGTCTTTGTGCATAAATTTGTTGCCATTGGAACTCTAGAAGAGAGAATTGACCAAATGATTGAGGATAAGAAAAAACTCTCTAATGCTGTTGTTGGTAGCGATGAATCTTGGCTCACCGAATTAGATAATGAAGCCTTTAAGCGGTTGATTTCATTGAATAAGAGTGCAATT